In a single window of the Massilia oculi genome:
- a CDS encoding class I SAM-dependent methyltransferase, producing MDHQNNHSHEAHDDIARRTLAHYERNADSFFAGTIDHDVSQNIAALLDAIEAPAPYTILDLGCGPGRDLKTFSALGHRAIGVDGSERFVAMARDYSGCEVWRQDFLHLDLPQATFDGIFANAVLFHVPSAALPQVLVHLHAALKPGGVLFSSNPRGDNREGWNGPRYGSYYDYATWERYLLAAGFTALHHYYRPPGFPRDQQPWLASVWRKPVC from the coding sequence ATGGATCATCAGAACAATCACAGTCACGAGGCGCACGACGACATCGCCCGCCGGACGCTCGCGCATTACGAGCGCAATGCCGACTCCTTCTTCGCCGGCACGATCGACCACGACGTCAGCCAGAACATCGCCGCCCTGCTGGATGCAATCGAGGCGCCGGCGCCTTACACCATTCTCGACCTGGGCTGCGGACCGGGGCGCGACCTCAAGACCTTCAGTGCGCTCGGCCACCGCGCCATCGGCGTCGACGGCAGCGAGCGCTTCGTGGCCATGGCGCGCGACTACAGTGGCTGCGAGGTATGGCGCCAGGATTTCCTGCACCTTGATCTGCCTCAAGCGACCTTTGACGGCATCTTTGCCAATGCCGTGTTGTTCCATGTACCGAGCGCCGCCTTGCCGCAGGTGCTGGTGCATCTGCACGCCGCGCTCAAGCCGGGCGGGGTGCTGTTCAGTTCGAATCCGCGCGGCGACAACCGGGAAGGCTGGAACGGCCCGCGCTATGGCAGTTATTACGACTACGCCACCTGGGAACGCTATCTGCTCGCGGCCGGCTTCACGGCCCTGCATCATTACTACCGGCCGCCCGGCTTCCCTCGCGACCAGCAACCGTGGCTGGCCAGCGTCTGGCGTAAGCCTGTTTGTTAA
- a CDS encoding flagellar protein FliT produces the protein MNANEVLAMYENLAGLTRQMSQAAKAGDWNEFANLNVEAKVEARSAAAGMPALEGAQRLRKIDLLKQLMANDRAIRDVTEPFDGQLDRALQAH, from the coding sequence ATGAACGCAAACGAAGTCCTCGCGATGTACGAAAACCTGGCTGGCCTGACCCGTCAGATGTCGCAAGCCGCCAAGGCCGGAGACTGGAACGAGTTTGCCAACCTGAACGTGGAAGCCAAGGTCGAAGCGCGCAGCGCCGCCGCCGGCATGCCGGCCCTGGAGGGCGCCCAGCGCCTGCGCAAGATCGACCTGCTCAAGCAGCTGATGGCCAACGACCGCGCGATCCGCGACGTGACCGAGCCGTTCGATGGCCAGCTGGACCGCGCGCTGCAGGCGCACTGA
- a CDS encoding IS1595 family transposase, which yields MKAPEFAKLFNGLPLLNQWQRQQVLAVLHPAAGLDRVIALIGEIRSKERCCPDCGCERCHHHGQANDLQRFRCRACGRTFNDLTGTPLARLRHKDKWLDYLDTMLDSRTVRSAAKRVGVHPNTTFRWRHRFLDRVKDDRPERLAGIVEADEMFLLESQKGARKLHRPPRKRGGRAALRGISRHLDCILVARDRSGQTIDAVTGRGALKVTQLIKHLLPKLDSQALLVTDANAAYRAFAQVHGIAHQAVNLSAGERVRSGVEGAIHVQHVNAYHRRFKEWLARFHGVASRWLPNYLGWHWAIDGGRVTSVEQLLRIAFKVINR from the coding sequence ATGAAAGCGCCGGAGTTTGCGAAGCTGTTCAACGGGCTGCCGCTGCTGAACCAGTGGCAGCGGCAGCAGGTGCTCGCCGTCCTGCATCCGGCAGCCGGGCTCGACCGAGTGATCGCCCTCATCGGCGAGATCCGGTCAAAGGAGCGCTGCTGCCCCGACTGCGGCTGCGAGCGTTGTCACCACCATGGCCAGGCCAACGACTTGCAACGCTTTCGCTGCCGCGCATGCGGCCGTACCTTCAACGACCTGACCGGCACGCCGCTGGCGCGGCTGAGGCACAAGGACAAGTGGCTCGATTACCTGGACACGATGCTCGATTCCCGCACGGTCCGCTCTGCGGCCAAGCGGGTAGGCGTGCACCCGAACACGACGTTTCGCTGGCGCCACCGCTTCCTCGACCGGGTCAAGGACGACCGGCCCGAGCGCCTGGCCGGCATCGTCGAGGCCGACGAGATGTTCCTGCTCGAATCGCAGAAGGGGGCGCGCAAGCTCCATCGCCCTCCGCGCAAACGCGGTGGCAGGGCCGCCTTGCGCGGCATTTCACGTCACCTCGACTGCATCCTGGTGGCGCGCGACCGCAGTGGACAGACCATTGATGCCGTCACCGGCCGCGGCGCCTTGAAAGTGACCCAACTGATCAAGCACCTGCTGCCGAAACTCGATTCGCAAGCGCTGCTGGTCACCGACGCCAACGCCGCCTACCGCGCCTTCGCCCAAGTCCATGGCATTGCGCACCAGGCCGTCAATCTCAGCGCCGGCGAGCGGGTGCGCAGCGGCGTCGAGGGCGCGATCCATGTTCAACATGTGAACGCTTATCATCGGCGCTTCAAGGAATGGCTGGCGCGCTTCCATGGCGTGGCGTCGCGCTGGCTACCCAACTACCTTGGCTGGCATTGGGCGATCGATGGTGGGAGGGTCACTTCCGTCGAGCAATTGCTGCGTATCGCATTCAAGGTCATCAACAGATAA
- the fumC gene encoding class II fumarate hydratase, with product MENRIEKDSFGPIEVPADRLWGAQTQRSLHHFHISTERMAPELVAALAQVKRAAAAVNRSLGKLPGDKADAIIRAADEVLEGRHPAEFPLAVWQTGSGTQSNMNMNEVLANRGSELLGGERGEGRLLHPNDHVNMGQSSNDIFPTAMHVASAWALAKEVLPALAQLRGTLLRKSRDFEPIVKIGRTHLQDATPLTLGQEFSGYVAQLEYAEQQLKSALPGLLLLAAGGTAVGTGLNAHPEFAPRIAAELGSRTGLSFKTAPNKFMALAAHDAMVAAHGAFKTLATALMKIANDVRWMASGPRSGLGEITIPENEPGSSIMPGKVNPTQCEALTMLCCQVFGNDVAITVGGSQGNFELNVFKPMIVHNFLQSARLLADGMRSFDEHCAQGIEPNRARIGELMEKSLMLVTALAPHIGYDRAAQIAKKASTDGLTLRQAALQSGFVDEQQFDQWIVPIDMTRPDPV from the coding sequence ATGGAAAACAGGATTGAGAAGGACAGCTTTGGCCCGATCGAGGTGCCAGCCGATCGCCTATGGGGCGCGCAGACCCAGCGCTCGCTGCACCACTTCCACATCTCGACCGAACGCATGGCGCCCGAGCTGGTCGCGGCGCTGGCCCAGGTCAAGCGCGCGGCGGCGGCGGTCAACCGCTCGCTCGGCAAGCTCCCCGGCGACAAGGCCGACGCCATCATCCGCGCTGCGGACGAGGTGCTCGAGGGCCGCCACCCGGCCGAGTTCCCGCTCGCCGTCTGGCAGACGGGCTCCGGCACCCAGAGCAATATGAACATGAACGAAGTGCTGGCCAACCGCGGCTCCGAGCTGCTGGGCGGCGAGCGCGGCGAAGGCCGCCTGCTGCACCCGAACGACCACGTCAACATGGGCCAGTCGTCGAACGACATCTTCCCGACCGCCATGCACGTGGCCTCCGCCTGGGCGCTGGCCAAGGAAGTCCTGCCGGCGCTGGCCCAGCTGCGCGGCACCCTGCTGCGCAAGTCGCGCGACTTCGAGCCGATCGTCAAGATCGGCCGCACCCACCTGCAGGACGCGACGCCGCTGACCCTGGGCCAGGAATTCTCCGGCTACGTGGCCCAGCTCGAATATGCCGAGCAGCAGCTCAAGTCCGCCCTGCCCGGCCTGCTGCTGCTGGCCGCCGGCGGCACCGCCGTCGGCACCGGCCTGAACGCCCACCCCGAATTCGCCCCGCGCATCGCGGCCGAGCTCGGCTCGCGCACCGGCCTGTCGTTCAAGACCGCGCCGAACAAGTTCATGGCCCTGGCCGCCCACGACGCGATGGTGGCCGCCCACGGCGCCTTCAAGACCCTGGCCACGGCCCTCATGAAGATCGCCAACGACGTGCGCTGGATGGCGTCCGGCCCCCGCTCGGGCCTGGGCGAGATCACCATCCCCGAGAACGAGCCGGGCAGCTCGATCATGCCGGGCAAGGTCAACCCGACCCAGTGCGAGGCGCTCACCATGCTGTGCTGCCAGGTGTTCGGCAACGACGTCGCCATCACGGTCGGCGGCTCCCAGGGCAATTTCGAGCTCAATGTGTTCAAGCCCATGATCGTGCACAACTTCCTGCAAAGCGCGCGCCTGCTGGCCGACGGCATGCGCTCCTTCGACGAGCATTGTGCCCAGGGAATCGAGCCGAATCGCGCCCGCATCGGCGAGCTGATGGAAAAATCGCTGATGCTGGTGACTGCGCTGGCGCCGCACATCGGGTATGATCGCGCCGCGCAGATCGCCAAGAAGGCATCGACGGACGGCCTGACCTTGCGCCAGGCCGCCCTGCAGAGCGGTTTCGTCGACGAACAGCAGTTCGACCAGTGGATCGTGCCGATCGACATGACGCGTCCGGATCCGGTGTGA
- a CDS encoding RNA-binding S4 domain-containing protein, with the protein MQKIVFDLTSEFVEVNQLLKLVGLVDSGGAGKNMVASGVVSVDGKQELRKTAKIRSGQIVSVGDLRITVQ; encoded by the coding sequence ATGCAAAAAATAGTTTTCGATTTGACATCAGAATTCGTCGAGGTCAATCAGCTGCTGAAGCTGGTCGGCCTGGTCGACAGCGGCGGCGCCGGCAAGAACATGGTCGCCAGCGGCGTGGTGTCGGTCGATGGTAAACAGGAGCTGCGCAAGACGGCGAAGATCCGCAGTGGCCAGATCGTCTCGGTTGGCGACTTGCGCATCACCGTGCAGTAG
- a CDS encoding DUF883 family protein — METPEQHAQTQEQLIGDLRLVIENAEELLKNTDHYSSALYQNARAKLSLALEAANEELSRFEDAQLERMMAATRAANDRYKDRSGEERILRAFH, encoded by the coding sequence ATGGAAACCCCGGAACAGCATGCACAAACGCAGGAGCAATTGATCGGCGACCTGCGCCTCGTGATCGAAAACGCGGAAGAACTGCTCAAGAATACCGATCATTATTCCAGCGCCCTGTACCAGAATGCGCGCGCCAAGCTGTCGCTCGCCCTGGAAGCGGCGAATGAAGAACTGTCCCGCTTCGAGGATGCGCAACTGGAACGCATGATGGCCGCCACCCGCGCCGCCAACGACCGCTACAAGGACCGGTCGGGCGAAGAACGCATCCTGCGCGCCTTCCACTAA
- a CDS encoding YjfB family protein, whose amino-acid sequence MDVANIAKLATSMAETGIRQEVGVTMLKKSMDIQAASAAQLLDALPQAQNLPPHLGNTINTKA is encoded by the coding sequence ATGGACGTCGCGAACATTGCCAAGCTTGCAACCAGCATGGCCGAAACCGGTATTCGTCAGGAAGTGGGCGTCACGATGCTCAAGAAATCCATGGACATCCAGGCGGCATCGGCCGCCCAGCTGCTCGACGCGCTGCCGCAAGCGCAAAACCTGCCGCCACACCTGGGCAATACGATCAATACCAAAGCTTGA
- the mobB gene encoding molybdopterin-guanine dinucleotide biosynthesis protein B gives MSRTEAPRMVQGPGPGPVLGVVGWSGSGKTTLLEGLVARLAQDGLRVNIVKHSHHDIELEPPRKDSARLRQAGAAEVMIASPYRFAIMRELRAEPEPGLDELLARLSPADLTLVEGYKWESLPKIEVHRPSLGKPSLCQDDATILAVVSDAARPLEARAGLAWLDLNDLERVVEWVCGWLKSRPQVLVDEAVKD, from the coding sequence GTGTCGCGTACTGAAGCGCCGCGGATGGTGCAGGGCCCGGGCCCGGGTCCGGTCCTGGGCGTGGTGGGCTGGTCGGGCAGCGGCAAGACCACCTTGCTGGAAGGGCTGGTCGCGCGCCTGGCGCAGGACGGCTTGCGGGTCAATATCGTCAAGCACAGCCACCATGACATCGAGCTGGAGCCGCCGCGCAAGGACAGCGCACGCCTGCGCCAGGCCGGGGCGGCCGAGGTGATGATCGCCTCGCCTTACCGCTTTGCCATCATGCGCGAGTTGCGCGCGGAGCCGGAGCCCGGGCTGGACGAGTTGCTGGCGCGGCTGTCGCCGGCCGACCTGACCCTGGTCGAAGGCTATAAATGGGAATCCCTGCCCAAGATCGAGGTGCACCGTCCGAGCCTGGGCAAGCCGTCGCTGTGCCAGGACGACGCCACGATCCTGGCCGTGGTCTCGGATGCGGCGCGGCCGCTTGAGGCGCGCGCCGGACTGGCTTGGCTCGACTTGAACGACCTGGAGCGGGTGGTGGAGTGGGTCTGCGGCTGGTTAAAAAGCCGCCCTCAAGTTCTGGTCGATGAGGCCGTTAAAGACTGA
- a CDS encoding general secretion pathway protein GspB: protein MSYILEALKKAQAERQLGNAPTIHAPPPTYAAPDRARGGNRRNLMIGLGLGLGVLVAAAALLWVRHGGEQPVRLAAAPVTVPTPVSAPAPASAPVPTAAAVPPAAPAPAPAPAPAPAPREAAPVVAKQAPAKVAAPAPPVRVAEAPVSATPAAVAPAPVAAAQPAGEDNLRTLQQLPEAVRREIPQVSFGGYIYSPTPGESLLLVDKTLRREGEEVAPGLVLERLMPKAAVMNYRGTRYRVAY from the coding sequence ATGTCGTACATTCTCGAAGCGCTCAAGAAGGCCCAGGCCGAACGCCAGCTGGGCAACGCCCCGACCATCCATGCGCCGCCGCCGACGTATGCGGCGCCGGATCGGGCCCGGGGCGGGAACCGGCGCAATCTCATGATCGGCCTCGGCCTCGGCCTGGGCGTGCTGGTGGCGGCGGCCGCCTTGCTGTGGGTACGCCACGGGGGCGAACAGCCGGTGCGGCTGGCGGCGGCGCCGGTGACCGTGCCGACGCCTGTTTCCGCACCCGCACCCGCATCTGCTCCTGTGCCAACGGCGGCTGCCGTGCCGCCAGCCGCACCGGCACCGGCACCGGCACCGGCACCAGCACCGGCGCCGCGCGAAGCCGCGCCGGTGGTCGCGAAGCAGGCGCCGGCCAAGGTAGCCGCACCGGCGCCGCCAGTGCGCGTGGCCGAAGCGCCGGTTTCCGCAACGCCGGCCGCTGTGGCGCCGGCGCCCGTGGCGGCGGCCCAGCCGGCCGGCGAGGACAACCTGCGCACACTGCAGCAATTGCCCGAGGCGGTCAGGCGCGAGATCCCGCAAGTGAGTTTCGGCGGCTACATTTATTCGCCGACGCCGGGCGAGAGCTTGCTGCTGGTGGACAAGACGCTGCGCCGCGAAGGCGAGGAAGTGGCGCCCGGCCTGGTGCTCGAGCGCCTGATGCCGAAGGCGGCGGTGATGAACTACCGGGGAACCCGCTACCGTGTCGCGTACTGA
- a CDS encoding AAA family ATPase, whose product MYNHYFQLKHAPFSIAPDPRYLFMSERHREALAHLLYGIGSGGGFVLLTGEIGAGKTTVCRCFIEQIPDNCRLAYIFNPRLNAEELLQTICDELHIALPPGVSGVKSHVDAINRHLLESHAQGLNNVLVIDEAQNLSSEVLEQLRLLTNLETSERKLLQIILIGQPELRTMLARPELEQLAQRVIARYHLGPLSEQETGAYIAHRLAVSGAAGMPFPPGLTPVVHRLTHGVPRRINLLCDRALLGAYVENSPQVTRAILLKSAEEVFAGEPAARKPLRWPLLAGGALAGVAISAAAWQMLPQQQARPATAQAAPAAVQQVAARPAPAPTTAQIKAAPAAGADFAAGKSENDALRALAALWGPSFAGIAGSTPKATCEAAQRANLRCHQGRGGLYELRLLDRPAVVTLHDGPRTGYAVLAGMDEGSVLLAVDGRRERVAIPAFVARFGGEFTTFWRMPGAFRDVVGQGDRGPDVDWIAQRLAGLNKTTAPALDQPLDARTQEWLRAFQAAQDLKADGVAGPRTYMRLNQLSGVAEPRLLAAAATGN is encoded by the coding sequence ATGTACAACCATTATTTCCAGCTGAAGCACGCCCCGTTCTCGATCGCGCCCGATCCGCGCTACCTGTTCATGAGCGAGCGGCACCGCGAGGCGCTGGCTCACCTGCTGTACGGCATCGGCAGCGGCGGCGGCTTCGTCCTGCTGACCGGCGAGATCGGCGCCGGCAAGACCACCGTGTGCCGCTGCTTCATCGAGCAGATTCCCGACAACTGCCGCCTGGCCTATATCTTCAATCCGCGCCTGAACGCCGAAGAGCTGTTGCAGACGATTTGCGACGAGCTGCACATCGCGCTGCCGCCCGGGGTGAGCGGCGTCAAATCTCACGTCGATGCGATCAACCGCCACCTGCTCGAATCGCATGCCCAGGGACTGAACAATGTGCTGGTGATCGACGAGGCCCAGAACCTGTCGAGCGAGGTGCTCGAGCAGCTGCGCCTGCTGACCAATCTCGAGACCAGCGAGCGCAAGCTGCTGCAGATCATCCTGATCGGCCAGCCGGAGCTGCGCACCATGCTGGCGCGCCCGGAACTGGAGCAGCTGGCGCAGCGCGTGATCGCGCGCTACCACCTGGGGCCGCTGTCCGAGCAGGAAACCGGGGCCTATATCGCGCACCGGCTGGCGGTGTCCGGGGCGGCCGGGATGCCGTTTCCCCCGGGCCTGACGCCCGTGGTGCACCGCCTGACGCATGGCGTGCCGCGCCGGATCAACCTGCTGTGCGACCGCGCGCTGCTGGGCGCCTACGTCGAGAACAGCCCGCAGGTCACGCGCGCCATCCTGCTCAAGTCGGCCGAGGAAGTGTTTGCCGGCGAGCCGGCCGCACGCAAGCCGCTGCGCTGGCCGCTGCTGGCGGGCGGGGCGCTGGCCGGGGTGGCGATCAGCGCCGCGGCCTGGCAGATGCTGCCGCAGCAGCAGGCGCGGCCGGCCACCGCGCAAGCGGCGCCGGCCGCCGTGCAGCAGGTGGCGGCCAGGCCGGCGCCAGCGCCGACGACGGCGCAGATCAAGGCCGCGCCCGCGGCCGGCGCCGATTTCGCGGCCGGCAAGAGCGAGAACGATGCGCTGCGCGCGTTGGCGGCCTTGTGGGGACCGTCGTTCGCCGGTATTGCCGGCTCCACCCCGAAGGCGACCTGCGAGGCGGCCCAGCGCGCCAACCTGCGCTGCCACCAGGGCCGCGGCGGTCTGTACGAGCTGCGCCTGCTGGACCGCCCGGCCGTGGTCACCCTGCACGACGGCCCGCGCACCGGGTATGCGGTGCTGGCCGGGATGGACGAGGGCAGCGTGCTGCTGGCCGTGGACGGGCGCCGCGAGCGGGTCGCCATTCCCGCCTTCGTCGCGCGCTTCGGCGGCGAGTTCACGACTTTCTGGCGCATGCCGGGCGCATTCCGCGACGTCGTGGGGCAGGGCGACCGTGGCCCCGATGTCGACTGGATCGCCCAGCGCCTGGCCGGCCTGAACAAGACGACCGCGCCGGCGCTCGACCAGCCGCTGGATGCGCGCACCCAGGAATGGCTGCGCGCCTTCCAGGCGGCCCAGGACCTGAAGGCGGACGGCGTGGCCGGGCCGCGCACCTATATGCGTCTCAACCAGCTGTCCGGCGTGGCCGAGCCGCGCCTGCTGGCCGCTGCGGCGACGGGGAACTGA
- a CDS encoding GIN domain-containing protein — protein sequence MHIAQSTTLLAVALGAAFLSIGDSRAAAPAEAVSEQRSVAAFSAIELSGPYEVAIDTQGRAGLSLRGERERLDEVETFVRGDTLVVRPREGKLFNFGFSLGKRREAVVIHIGAPALKSLSMSGSGDTTLDQVSGERFALDLSGPGDLEVSGAVRDLALTVSGSGDASLQRLRASNVALTMSGPGDVRLANIDGSLHARISGSGDLEADGLRLARLEARLSGPGDMVLRGASGDVRAEVTGSGSFEACDLAAGRASTLQSGPGDVCLGGAIAQLDAEIGGSGKLTALGLRAQAASLRLHGPGDARLAGTVGELKAQMSGSGDLDARDLTVTKATLKARGPGGIELAQVSDTLEAELRGSGSLTSAIQGKRLVLTSDGPGGARISGQVDMVHARLSGSGSLDGNRLTADRADIAVSGPGTARVHVTEGADEAPAGGNGRLLVVDRRGSSQTPQ from the coding sequence ATGCACATCGCGCAAAGTACCACCCTGCTGGCCGTCGCCCTCGGCGCCGCCTTCCTGTCGATCGGCGACAGCCGGGCCGCTGCGCCGGCCGAGGCGGTCTCCGAACAGCGCAGCGTCGCCGCCTTCAGCGCCATCGAGCTGAGCGGCCCATACGAGGTCGCCATCGACACCCAGGGCCGGGCCGGCCTGAGCCTGCGCGGCGAACGCGAGCGTCTGGACGAGGTCGAGACCTTCGTGCGCGGCGACACCCTGGTGGTGCGGCCCAGGGAGGGCAAGCTGTTCAACTTTGGCTTCAGCCTCGGCAAGCGGCGCGAGGCTGTGGTCATCCACATCGGCGCGCCGGCACTGAAAAGCCTGTCCATGTCGGGCAGCGGCGATACCACGCTGGACCAGGTAAGCGGCGAGCGTTTCGCGCTCGACCTCAGCGGCCCGGGCGACCTGGAAGTCTCCGGCGCGGTGCGCGACCTGGCGCTCACCGTGAGCGGCAGCGGCGACGCCAGCCTGCAACGGCTGCGGGCCAGCAACGTGGCGCTGACGATGTCCGGTCCCGGCGACGTGCGGCTGGCCAATATCGACGGCTCCCTGCACGCCAGGATCAGCGGATCGGGCGACCTCGAGGCCGACGGCCTGCGCCTGGCGCGCCTGGAGGCGCGCCTCTCCGGTCCCGGCGACATGGTGCTGCGGGGCGCCAGCGGCGACGTGCGCGCCGAAGTGACCGGCTCCGGCTCCTTTGAAGCCTGCGACCTGGCGGCCGGACGCGCCAGCACCCTGCAAAGCGGTCCCGGCGACGTCTGCCTGGGCGGCGCCATCGCCCAGCTCGACGCCGAGATCGGCGGCTCGGGCAAGCTGACCGCGCTCGGCCTGCGCGCGCAGGCGGCCAGCTTGCGGCTGCATGGACCGGGTGACGCCCGGCTGGCCGGCACCGTGGGCGAGTTGAAAGCGCAGATGTCGGGCTCGGGCGATCTCGACGCCCGCGACCTCACGGTCACGAAAGCCACGCTCAAGGCGCGTGGCCCGGGCGGCATCGAACTGGCCCAGGTCTCGGACACGCTGGAGGCGGAACTGCGCGGCTCGGGCAGCCTGACGTCGGCGATCCAGGGCAAGCGCCTGGTCCTGACCTCGGACGGCCCGGGCGGCGCCCGGATCAGCGGCCAGGTCGACATGGTCCATGCGCGCCTGAGCGGCTCGGGGAGCCTGGACGGCAACCGCTTGACGGCCGACCGCGCCGACATCGCGGTCAGCGGCCCCGGCACGGCACGGGTGCATGTGACCGAAGGCGCGGACGAGGCGCCGGCGGGCGGCAACGGCCGGCTGCTGGTCGTCGACCGGCGCGGCAGCAGCCAGACGCCGCAGTAG
- a CDS encoding BadF/BadG/BcrA/BcrD ATPase family protein: MIDYLIGVDGGGTNTRVRLAGRDGAELATGRSGASGLVHGIDNAWRAVEEAAARAFAAIGIDAIPRQSCAIGLGLAGVHNKEWAAAFRAANPGYAALRLDTDGFSTLMGAHGGRPGAIVAIGTGSVGEALREDGTRVEVGGWGFPSGDEAGGAWMGLRAIAHVQQVLDGRAEGGALARDVIEACGGGRDAIQVWLGKASQTDYASLARFVVTHGAFDPVAGAILEQAGREVATMARALDPGETLPLSLCGGLGETLRPYLPAETLARCSPPHGDSALGALRMIELHLKDSQA, from the coding sequence ATGATCGACTATCTCATCGGCGTCGACGGCGGCGGCACCAATACCCGGGTGCGCCTGGCCGGGCGCGACGGCGCCGAACTGGCCACCGGCCGCAGCGGCGCTTCGGGCCTCGTCCATGGCATCGACAATGCCTGGCGCGCGGTCGAGGAGGCCGCCGCCAGGGCCTTTGCCGCGATCGGCATCGACGCGATTCCCCGCCAGTCGTGCGCCATCGGCCTGGGCCTGGCGGGCGTGCACAACAAGGAATGGGCGGCCGCCTTTCGCGCCGCCAATCCCGGCTATGCCGCACTCAGGCTCGATACCGACGGCTTCTCGACCCTGATGGGCGCCCATGGGGGCCGCCCTGGCGCCATCGTCGCGATCGGCACCGGCAGCGTGGGCGAAGCGCTGCGCGAGGACGGCACGCGGGTCGAGGTTGGCGGCTGGGGCTTCCCCTCCGGCGACGAAGCCGGCGGCGCCTGGATGGGCCTGCGCGCGATCGCCCATGTCCAGCAGGTGCTCGACGGCCGCGCCGAGGGCGGCGCGCTGGCGCGCGACGTCATCGAAGCCTGCGGCGGCGGGCGCGACGCCATCCAGGTCTGGCTCGGCAAGGCTTCGCAGACCGATTACGCGAGCCTGGCGCGCTTCGTGGTGACCCATGGCGCGTTCGACCCGGTCGCCGGCGCCATCCTGGAGCAGGCGGGCCGCGAAGTGGCCACCATGGCGCGCGCACTCGACCCCGGCGAGACCCTGCCGCTATCGCTGTGCGGTGGCCTGGGCGAGACCCTGCGCCCGTACCTGCCGGCCGAGACGCTGGCGCGTTGCAGCCCACCCCATGGCGATTCGGCCCTGGGCGCGCTGCGCATGATCGAACTGCACCTGAAGGACTCCCAGGCATGA
- the nagA gene encoding N-acetylglucosamine-6-phosphate deacetylase, translating to MSATIKGNILTPDGWIHGTLRYGAHVDAIDGSQADPDANGDDYILPGFIDVHVHGGAGRDMMEGGDAPHVIAALHAKHGTTSLLATTMTAPVEDIDRALAAIGQACAARGKGEARILGVHLEGPYINSGKLGAQPPYAREASLDEVKRFDAQAPMKLITVAPEIDGHMELVRLLADAGIRVQIGHTTGSYEVGVDALAHGAAGFTHLFNAMPGLHHRDPGMVGAALAHAEYAEIIPDLLHVHPGAIKTALRCIPKLFCVTDSTAAAGMPDGEYMLGRQVVHKCMGGVRLANGSLAGSTLTMDQALRNLVGIGLSIEDASRRVSTNAADYLGETLRGRLAPGCHADFVVLDRDLNIKAVHIEGEVL from the coding sequence ATGAGCGCTACCATCAAAGGCAATATCCTCACTCCGGACGGCTGGATCCACGGCACGCTGCGCTATGGCGCGCACGTCGACGCCATCGACGGCAGCCAGGCCGACCCGGACGCCAACGGCGACGACTACATCCTGCCCGGCTTCATCGACGTCCACGTGCACGGCGGCGCCGGGCGCGACATGATGGAAGGCGGCGACGCCCCGCACGTGATCGCCGCCCTGCACGCGAAACACGGCACCACCAGCCTGCTGGCCACGACCATGACCGCACCGGTCGAGGACATCGACCGCGCCCTCGCCGCCATCGGCCAGGCCTGCGCCGCGCGCGGCAAGGGCGAAGCGCGCATCCTGGGCGTGCACCTGGAAGGCCCGTACATCAATTCCGGCAAGCTGGGCGCCCAGCCGCCGTATGCGCGCGAAGCCAGCCTCGATGAAGTCAAACGCTTCGACGCCCAGGCGCCGATGAAGCTGATCACGGTGGCGCCCGAGATCGACGGCCACATGGAGCTGGTGCGTCTGCTGGCCGACGCCGGCATCCGGGTCCAGATCGGCCACACCACCGGCAGCTACGAGGTCGGCGTCGACGCCCTCGCGCATGGCGCGGCCGGCTTCACCCACCTGTTCAACGCCATGCCCGGCCTGCATCACCGCGATCCCGGCATGGTCGGCGCGGCGCTGGCGCATGCCGAATACGCCGAGATCATCCCCGACCTGCTGCACGTGCACCCGGGCGCGATCAAGACCGCGCTGCGCTGCATCCCCAAGCTGTTCTGCGTGACCGATTCGACCGCCGCCGCCGGCATGCCCGACGGCGAATACATGCTGGGTCGCCAGGTGGTCCATAAATGCATGGGCGGCGTGCGCCTGGCCAACGGCAGCCTGGCGGGCAGCACGCTCACCATGGACCAGGCGCTGCGCAACCTGGTCGGCATCGGCCTGTCGATCGAGGACGCCAGCCGCCGCGTCTCCACCAATGCCGCCGACTACCTCGGCGAAACCCTGCGCGGCCGCCTGGCGCCGGGCTGCCATGCCGACTTCGTGGTCCTCGACCGCGACCTGAACATCAAAGCCGTCCATATCGAAGGAGAAGTCCTGTGA